Genomic segment of Streptomyces longhuiensis:
GCGCAGATGGGCGGGCTCGTCTCGACGCGCTCGATCGGCCAGTTCTCCACCCTGTACGGCGCGATCGAGGACATGGTCGTCGGCCTGGAGGCGGTCTTCCCCGACGGCACCGTCAGCCGGATCAAGAACGTCCCGCGCCGCGCGACCGGCCCGGACATCCGGCACATCGTCATCGGCAACGAGGGCGCCCTGTGCTACATCACCGAAGTCACGGTGAAGATCTTCAAGTACCAGCCGGAGAACAACGAGTTCCACGGCTTCCTCGTCGACGACATGGCGACCGGCACCGCCATCATCCGGGAGGTCGTCGTCGGCGGCTTCAAGCCGTCCGTCGTGCGCGTCTACTCGCCCGAGGACGCCGGCCAGCACTTCTCGCACTTCTCGAAGGGCAAGTGCGTCGTCGTCTTCGTCGCCGAGGGCCCCAAGGGCATCGTGCGCGCCACCAGCGAGGAGATCGAGCGCGTCGCCGGGCAGCACGCGCACGAGAAGGTCGACCCGAAGCTCATCGAGGCGTGGTTCGACAACCTCAACTGGGGACCGGACAAGATCGAGGCGGAGAAGGAGGTCATGCGCGCCAAGGCCGAGCTCGGCTACACCACCGAGGTCTCCTGCGACTGGTCGAAGGTCACCGAGCTGTACCGCGCCGTCATGAACCGCATCCGCACCGAGTACCCGCACGCCGACGACCTCACCCTGCTCGGCGCCCACTCCTCGCACAGCTACCAGACGGGCACGAACCTCTACTTCGTCTACGACTACAAGATCAACTGTGAGCCGGAGGAGGAGATCGACAAGTACCACGTGCCGCTCAACGCGATCATCGTCGAGGAGGCGCTGCGCGTCGGCGGCTCGATGGTCCACCACCACGGCGTCGGCAAGTACCGCACCGCGTGGACGAAGCAGGAGCACGGCAGCGCGTACCACATGCTGGCCAAGCTCAAGGAGGCGTTCGACCCGAACGGGATCATGAACAAGGGAACGATCTTCCCGCTCGACGCCTGATCCCCAACTGTCGTACAGGGGGCCGCCGTCGGTCGGCGGCCCCCTCCTCTCTCGCACCCCGGAGTGGGCCATGACTCGCTACTTCATCGGCATCGACAACGGCTCCCAGAGCTCGAAGGTGACCGTTTTCGACGAACACGGCCGGGCCGTCTGCGAGGGACGGCAGAGCCTGCGTCCGTACGCCACCCCCCGCCCCGGCGTCGTGGAGCATCCGGACGACGACCTGTGGACGTCGATCGGAGAGGCCAGCCGCCGCGCCATGGCCGGCTTCCCCGGCGACGTGGCCGACATCGTCGGCGTCGGCCTGTGCACGATCCGCTTCTGCCGCGCCGTCCTCAAGGCCGACGGCACACTCGCGCAGCCGGTCATGAGCTGGATGGACGCACGGGTCTCGCGCCCCTACGAACACACCCTCCCCGAGGCGCGCTACGTCACCACCTCGTCCGGCTACATCAGCCACCGCATGACCGGCGTCTTCCAGGACACCGCCGCCAACTACGCGGGCGACGCATGGCCGTTGGACTCCGGCACCTGGCAGTGGACGACCGACGACACCGTTCTCGCCAAGTCCGGCATCCCGCGCGAGATGCTCTTCGGCCTGGTGATGCCGGGCGACGTCCTCGGCACCGTGACCGCTGCCGCGGCCCGCCATACCGGCATCCCCGAGGGCCTCCCCGTCGTGGCGACCGCCAACGACAAGGCGGTTGAGGCACTGGGCTGCGGACTGCGTTCCAGCGACACGCTCCTGGTCTCCCTCGGCACGTACGTGGCCGGTATGACCGTCGGCGACAGGAACGTGCCCGACGCCTCCGACTTCTGGACCAACTACGCCTGCATGCCGCACTCCTACCTCTACGAGAGCTTCGGCGTGCGCCGCGGCATGTGGACGGTCAGCTGGCTGCGCGACCTGCTCGGCGAGGAGGGGGTCGCGGGAGCGCGCGCCGCGGGCCTGTCTGTCGAGGACCACCTGAACGCCGAGGCCGCGAAGGTCCCGCCCGGCTGCGACGGCCTGATGACGGTGCTCGACTGGCTGGCGCCCACCGACGCCCCGTTCCGCAAGGGCACCATCCTCGGATTCGACGGCCGGCAGGGCCGCTTCCACATGTACCGCTCGATCCTCGAAGCACTCGCCCTGTCCGTCCACGCCACCGGCACCCATATGGCCGCCGCACTCGGCACCACCTACCGGCACACGGTCGTCTCCGGCGGCGGCTCCGGCTCCGACCTGATGATGCAGATCCACGCCGACGTCTTCGGCGTCCCGGCCCACCGCGCCGAGGTCAACAACGCGGCAGGGCTCGGCTCCGCGATCTGCGCGGCGGTCGGACTCGGCGCGTACCGGACGTTCGACGAGGCGATCGACGCGATGGTCCGCCCCGGCGCGGAGTTCACCCCCGACCAGGCCAACCACGACCTGTACCGGCGCCTCGGAGAGGTGTACCGCGACATCCGTGAACACACGGACGGGATCTACCGGCGGTCGTACGACGTCTTCGGCTGACGGACCAGCTCGGCGCGCCGCCGGAATGAACGGTCACGGCCCGCGCGGTAGGACTGGCTGCTCCCGACAGCCTGGCCGCTACCGCGCGGGCCGCATTTCTGCGGCGCCTGCGGTACCTGCGTCGCCGCCCGTCGTGTCAGACGGAGCCGAGGTCGGCCGACAGCCAGTGGGCCGGGCGGATGTGGAAGGTGACCTGCGCGCCGTGCTCGGCGGTGGCCGCCTTCACGTATCCCTCGACCTTGTCCGCGGGCAGATAGCGGGCCGCGAGATCGGTCAACTCCTGCACCGTGGAGGCTGCTTCGGACGTCACGGAGCCCTCCACGGTCACATAGCGGACCGTGGGTTCGACGCGTTCGGCCATGAGCGAGATACGGCCCGCGGCCCTGACGGCCTTCGCCTTGGCGGAATCCCGGCCGGTCATGAACCAGAAGGAGCCGCCCGGCTCGTACCAGTACCAGATGGGGACCGTCAGCGGCGCACGGCCGGGCTGAGCGCGTGCGACGGCCAGGGCGCCGATGCGGGGTTCGGCCAAGAAGGCCTCGCGCTCTTCGAGCGGAAGGGGCATAGCGTCTCCTCGTGTATGTCGACATGTCACGCGCGTCGCGCATGTCGAGATGCAGTCTTCATCGCCGGTCGGGGGAGAGAACCGTGAACACACCGGCCGCTGTTCCGTCGCGAGGATCGGCGCCGCCGCTGTGTGCCGGACGCGAGCGGCGGCGTGGCCCGCGCCCTGGGGCGGTCCTGATCGACTGTCAGTGGCGGGTGCCACGATGCGCGTATGGAGATCTTCGAGTGGGGGCCGCTGCTCAAGCGGTGGAGCGAGGAATGGCTGGAAGGGCTGGCCGCGGAGGAGCCGGAGGAGTTCGAGGAGCTGGACGAGGCCGTCGTGCGGGACCGCTGGCTGGGATTCCGCCCGGCTGATCCGGCGGCGATGGCGGCTCTGGAGGAGCGGGTCCGGGTGCTGGGGAGAGGCGTGCCGCTGCCGCCGTCACTCCTCTCCTTCCTCCAGACGACGGACGGTTGGCGCCATGCCGGCGGCTTCGTCCATCTGCTGGCGGGGGCGGACCGCATCGCGCCGTACGGGGATCCGTACGGCCTGCAGGCGATGTACGAGGAGTATCTGGACGAGGACCCGACCGAGGAGGAGGTGCTCAGGGCCGGTATGTGGGGCCGGGCGCTGCAGCTCTCGCTCGACTCGGACATGACGGATGTGCTGCTCGACCCGGGCGATGTGGGCGCCGACGGGGAGTGGGCGGTGTACGTGTACCACGGGTGGGGTGGCGAACTGCCGGACCGGTACGAATCGTTCCGCGCGTTCATGGAGGGCATGTACAAGGAGTTCTACCGCCTGAGCGGCGGCCACTCCGGCTTCGAGAACGCGGTGACGCGTGAGCTCGACGCCAAGGTGGAGCAGGCCCGACTCGCCTGCCTGAGAGGCGAGTTGGACGAGGCGCTCGCCGTCCTCGGCGAGGCGGGGGAGCTCGGCAGACCGCGGGCCGGCCTGCTGGCGTCACAGCTGCGGGCGCTGCTCGACGGGCGGGGCGCGGTGCCGGTCGACCCGCGCATGGACGATCCGCTGTATGCGGGTGAGGTGCTGCCCCTGAAGGTGCACGATCACCTGCGCGAGTACCGGAGGGACGACGCCTTCGTGCTCGGCCCGATGACCGACGACTACGCGACGGACCGGGAGCGGGCCGGTGCCGTCCTGGAACAGATCAGGCAGCGCACGTACGAGTACACATCGCCCGGCCCGTTCGGGCGCGCGGTCGAGGAGGCCAGGGAGCTGGCGCGCTGGGGTGACACGGACGGAGCCTGGCGGGTGCTTGTAGCGGCGGTCCCGGAGTGGGAGCCGTACCGGGAGGACCACGTGGCGCCGTTCGGCCTGCTCGGGGATCCGCTCCTCGGGCCGCTGATCACTCCGGAGCGGGGGCGGCAGCTGCTGATGACACCCCGGGCGGGCCAGGCGGGGGCGGGGCCCGCGCCGGCCGTCGAGGGGGAGACGGTGCGCGACGGGCTCGCGTGGCTGACCCATCGGCAACACCGGATCGAGCTGCGCAGGGACGCGTACCGGTTCGTTCTGGTGGAGGGCATACGGCCCGAAGTGCTGGCGGAGCGGTTCGGGACGGGACCGCTGGAGCTGGTGGCGAGCGAGCGGGACCTCTGGGATCTCCCCTTCGCGCGGGAGCAGGGGCGGCGCGGCCCCGTCGCCCGGATCGGCGCCCTCGACGGCTGGAGCTTCGCCTTCGAATCGGCCCACCGGCCAGGCTTCGACCGTAGCCGTCTGACCCACCCCGGCACCGAGCTGTCGCTCGGCACCCGGGCGGTCACGGTCTGGTGGGAGCCGGGACTGTTCCACTTCGCCTGCGCCGAGGACGGGCAACAGCGGTACACGTTCACGGTCCATGAGGCGGAGCGCCACCGGACGGGCACCATCCCCGACGAGCTCTCGCCCGACCACCTGTTCCCGGACCCGGCCGGTCCGGCCATCGACCTCTCGGACGAGAGCCGGGCCCTGGACGCGATAGCGGCGACGTTCGGCGTCTCCCTGCCCCAATTCGCCCTCGACCACGGCAGATTGCCGACGCTCCCCACGCACCCTTGGCTCAGGCCGCCGGCACCAGGTGGGACGGAGGCGAGGCTCACGTTCACGCGTCACAGGTAGGCCCTGCGGGGATCGGTGTGACGGAGACACCGGCTCGACGCCGGAAACGGTTTTGTGCGGGCTGGTGAGGTCTCGTACGGTCACGAGCATGAACGTCCTGGTGGGTGACCCGCGCAGGCTCGGCGTACCCGCGTCCGAGGCGAGACTGCGCTTCGACGCCGAGCCTCCGAAGCTGGGGACGGGGCCGGGGCGCAGGGTTCTCGCGGTCGACGGAGAGCCCGCCTTCGAGCTCAGCTTCTGGTGCGGGTCGTGCCAGTTCCTGTTCCGCCGCCTTGAGGGCGCCCATGAGAAGTTGTCGTTGGAGAGCATGCGGGAGCGCCTGGCCGGGCAGCTCCCGGACCTGGACGGCGGTGTGCTCGATGCGTTCGGCAAGCTGCTGCCGGAAGGCGACTACCTCCCCATGCTGCTCAGCGTCGAGCCACACCTGGTCGTCCCGGGACAGGAGGGCGACTACTTCAGCCACGAGCAGGTGGCCACGTGGGGCCTCGACGCGTTCTGGGGGCTCCCGGAGTACCCGCACACGCCGTACTACCGCACGTTCGAGACCGCGGTCGATGACGAAGCCCATCTCTACGAGTTCGTCGTGCCCATGGTGCCTCCGACGTGGAACGACCGGGAGCGGGTCGAGGAGTACGCCGCGCAGATGGAGCGGGGGCTGGTGGCGACGGCCGTGGCGGTGTCGACCCTGGACGTGTGCCTGCCCGCGCTGGACCGGTCGACCGACCACTACACGCACTGGGGGCTGACGCACTTCCTGCTCGACGGCCACCACAAGCTGGAGGCAGCGGCTTCCGCAGGGCGCCCCGTGCGGCTCTTGTCGCTCCTCGCGCTGGACGACTGCCTGGCCGAGGCCGGTGACAAGGACCGGTTGGCAGCCCTGCGCTCTCAGCCTTCCGTGATCCGCGGAACTCGACGGGCGGAGTGACCCTCGGGCCGTCCTCCGAGCGGACAGCCTTCGCCCTGGGGCTGTGGACAGGGGCGTTCAGGCGCGGACCAGATCCAGCGCTTCGTTCAAGTTGTGCTCGGCGATGGCGGCCATGAACGCCCGGTCGGGGAAGTTCCCGTCGAGCAGCCTGAGCGGTCCCGCCGTCAGCGACAGCCGCTGGGCCAGCATGTAGAGCGCGAGCCGGTCAGCGTCCAGGCCGTCCACCTTCAGCGGCCGGTACGCGTCGTGCAGGCGGATCCGCAGAAACACGTGCTCCCACTCGACGTCGAAGTACATCAACCCCTCGATGTCGATCGCCACGGGGTTCCCGCCCGCGTCCACCAGCACGTGGTCGGGTCCCAGTTCGCCGTGGACGACCGCGTACTCCGCGCGCGGTCGCACCGCCGCCGCGAGATCCAGCAGCCGCTGCTCCAGCCGCCCGCGCGCCTCCGCGAGTCGCGGATCACGCGAGGCCGCATCGGTGAGGTCCCGCAGCGCACGGTCCAGGACGACTCCTTCGCACGACGTTCCGCGCGAGGTACCTGACCCGTCGACGACGGCCACCTTGCCGTATGTGGGGGCTCGATGGCGCCGCATCGCATCCAGTGCCTCCCCGAGCCGGGTCATGACCGGCTCGGCCGCGCGCGGATCGCGTGCGAGCAGTTGCTCCAGGTTCTCGCCCTGGAGGTCCTCGACGATCACGAGGTCGGCCGGGCCGTGAGTGCCTTCGCGGTCGACGAGCCGGATCGCCGGGACGCGGACGCCGAGCGTGTCCAACCGCGCGTGTGCGGCCTCGAACAGGCCGATGCCGAGACCGGGGGAGAACGGGTCGGTGAGGTCGTCGTCGCCCTCGGCCGCCGGCCAGTAGTTCTCGGCGTCGTCCCACAGGTAGGCGATCGCCGTGGTCGCGTCGTCCATCAGCAAGCGGTACACGCCCTTCTTGCTCCCACCCGCGACCCGCTCGACCGCCGCCAGCCGGCGCCCGCCACCCAGCGCGGCCTTCGCCGCACCCGCCAGCTGCTCCCTCGTCACTGCTCCGGGTGCCACGTCCCCGACCGCCTCTCTCCGCCGCCGCCACAACAACCCGCGCAACCTACGGGATCGGCGACGCGGAGGCGATTGGTTTGTGGGTGTGGGTGTGGGTGTGGACGTGTGGGTGTGCTGCTCAGAACGCCCAGCGCGTGTGGGAGTAGACCCCGCCGTCCCGGCCGAAGCCGTATGCCGTGGCCGGGGACACCGCGAACACCATCGCGTCGCCCTTCCGGAACGCGTCCCCGATCCCGTGGAAGGTGCCCTCGCGGGAGGTGATGTGCGCCCCGTACTTCGCCTCGTACGCCGTGATCACCTCCTCGAGCACCGCCGGATCGGCAACCGGCGTCGCCTTGCCCTCGACCACGACGTCGAGCCCTTCGGTGAGCGAGTTCCGTCCGGTGGTCAGCGCGCAGTGCCCGTCATGTGCGAGGTTCCTCGCCTTCTGCTCGCCCGGCCCGGTGGAGAAGTACAGCACCCCGTCGTGCCAGGCGGCGATGACCGGAGTGACGTGCAGGCGTCCGTCGGGGCGCACCGTGGACACCCAGAAGATCTCGGCGGCCTCCAACTGCCGCTGGGCTTCGGTCCATTCGGTCGCGGTGACTTCGGCGGCACCCGGGCTGGGGTTGAGCGCCGAGCTGTAGCGGGCGTCGAGCTCGGTCGTGGGCTGCTTCGCAGGTTCGTGTGTCGGCATGGTGGATCTCCTTTCCTCTCCCCTGTAACGATCCGCCGCCCACGCGGTCATCGCGTGACGTCGTCCCCGGTCAGTCCCGCACGGCGGTCACGCCGCGGCGCGGGACGCGTAGGCCCGGACGTCCGCGTCGGGATCGGCGGTCGCGGTGGTGAGGGCCGCGCGGGCGTCGGGGTCGGCGCGGTGGGCGAGGAGTGAGAGGACGACGGCCTTGCGCACGTCCGCGTTCGGGTCGGTGGATGCCTTGGCGAGGGCGGGAACTGCCTCGCTGGGCTGGGCCGTTCGGAGCGCGGTCGCGGCGCCGGCCCGAACCTGCCAGGCGGGGTCGCCGAGCGCGGCCACGGCCCGTTCGGCATACGGGGGCGGGCAGCCCGTATCGGCGAGTGCGGTGAGAGCGGCTGCCCTGACCAGCGGGTCGGAGTCGTCGAGGAGCGGGGCGAGCGGGGCAGGGGACGGTTCGCGCACCGCCGCGAGACCGCGGGCGACCGCGACTCTGACCTCGCGGGCCGGGTCTGCCGTGGCCGCCGAGAGCTGAGCGGCCGCGTCCACCGAGACCAGGGCCCGAACGGCTTGGATACGTACATCGATCTCGGTGTCGGCGAGCGCGGCGGCGTACACCGACGCGTCGCCGAGCCGCAGCTCGCGCAGGACGTCGAGCGCGGCGCCCCGCACCGCCGGGTCCGCCACACCGAGGGCTGTTCGCAGACGGGACCCCAACTCGGGCTCTGGGGGCAACACTTCGACCAGTTCGCGCAGGGCGCCCGCGGCGGCCTCCCGGACCTGGGGCGCGGTATCCCGCAGCCGTGCGGCGAGCGCGGGACCGGCCCCGGCGGGCACTGTCTCGGCGAGGACGGCGACGGCGGCCGCCCGCACCGCCGGGTCGGAGTCCTCAAGGTAGGGCGCGAGTGTGTCCAGGTCGGGGGACTCTTCGGCCAGGGAGAGGAGAGCGAGGAGGGTGGGGCTCGACGCGGGGGTCCGGGCGGCCGAGGGCGAGGGAGCCGGCGCGGCGGACGTGGCCGGGCGGGCGGCCGGAGCGACGTCCCGCTGCCCCGCCGTCGCCACCGGAACCAACGCGACCTCACCCAGCACCCGCTCCGCCCCGGCCGCCACCGGCTCGAACTCCGGCACCGGAACGACATACGGTTCGACCGCTCGGGCACTGAACTCCATAGTTCCCGAAGGGGACTTGTACAGGTCGAGATGGTGCAGCCACCCCGCGTCGTCCCGCTCGGGGTGGTCGAGCCGCTCGTGGTACAGACCCCAGCGGGACTCGGTCCTCGCCAGCGAGGCGCGCGCCGCCATCTCCGCGCAGTCCCGGATGAACGACACCTCCGCGCACCGCATCAGCTCGTGCGGCGTACGCGCGCCCAACCCCTCGATCTCACCCCTCATCCGCTCGAACGCCTCCACGGCCAGGGACAGCTTCGCCCCGGCCTTCGGCGGCGCCACGTAGTCGTTCACGAACCGCCGCAGTTTGTACTCGACCTGAGGCTGCGGCGGCCCGTCGGGGTGACGCAGCGGCCGGTAGATCAGCTCATGCGCGGTGGCGAGCTGCTCGCCGGGCAACTCGCCCTCGTAGGAGCGGAACTGGGACGCGTCCTCGCCGGCCAGGTCCCCGAAGACGAACGCGCCGATCATGTAGTTGTGCGGTACGCAGGCCAGGTCGCCGGCCGCGTACAGGCGGGGCACCGTGGTGCGGGCGTGCGCGTCGACCCGCACGCCGGACGCCGAGTGGCCGCCGCACAGGCCGATCTCCGAGATGTGCATCTCGATGTCATGCGTGCGGTAGTCGTGGCCGCGGCCCTCGTGGAAGGTGGCGCGCGTGGGCCGTTCCGTCGTGTGCAGGATCGACTCGACGGCGCTGATGGTCTCCTCCGGCAGATGGCTCAGCTTGAGGTACACCGGGGCGCGGTCGGAGGCGAGTTCGGCCGCGAACTCGGCCATCATCTGCCCCGACCAGTAGTCCGACTCCACGAACCGCTCGCCGTGCCGGTTCACCTGGTAGCCGCCGAAGGGGTTCGCGACGTACGCGCACGCGGGGCCGTTGTAGTCCTTGATCAGCGGGTTGATCTGGAAGCACTCGATCCCGGTGAGCGCGGCGCCCGCGTGGTA
This window contains:
- a CDS encoding FAD-binding oxidoreductase; the protein is MVQSASKLNREEIVDRLTSLVGAGAVVTDEQQLREASVDRFKKYQAVHGIYDAPPPAAIVNATSVDDVSKVLAFADENRINIVARTGRTGTEGGLETAVADTIVLDGSGLDEIIKIDEENMQVTAGCGVQLQVLEDTLRAKGYTTGHSPQSKPLAQMGGLVSTRSIGQFSTLYGAIEDMVVGLEAVFPDGTVSRIKNVPRRATGPDIRHIVIGNEGALCYITEVTVKIFKYQPENNEFHGFLVDDMATGTAIIREVVVGGFKPSVVRVYSPEDAGQHFSHFSKGKCVVVFVAEGPKGIVRATSEEIERVAGQHAHEKVDPKLIEAWFDNLNWGPDKIEAEKEVMRAKAELGYTTEVSCDWSKVTELYRAVMNRIRTEYPHADDLTLLGAHSSHSYQTGTNLYFVYDYKINCEPEEEIDKYHVPLNAIIVEEALRVGGSMVHHHGVGKYRTAWTKQEHGSAYHMLAKLKEAFDPNGIMNKGTIFPLDA
- a CDS encoding FGGY-family carbohydrate kinase is translated as MTRYFIGIDNGSQSSKVTVFDEHGRAVCEGRQSLRPYATPRPGVVEHPDDDLWTSIGEASRRAMAGFPGDVADIVGVGLCTIRFCRAVLKADGTLAQPVMSWMDARVSRPYEHTLPEARYVTTSSGYISHRMTGVFQDTAANYAGDAWPLDSGTWQWTTDDTVLAKSGIPREMLFGLVMPGDVLGTVTAAAARHTGIPEGLPVVATANDKAVEALGCGLRSSDTLLVSLGTYVAGMTVGDRNVPDASDFWTNYACMPHSYLYESFGVRRGMWTVSWLRDLLGEEGVAGARAAGLSVEDHLNAEAAKVPPGCDGLMTVLDWLAPTDAPFRKGTILGFDGRQGRFHMYRSILEALALSVHATGTHMAAALGTTYRHTVVSGGGSGSDLMMQIHADVFGVPAHRAEVNNAAGLGSAICAAVGLGAYRTFDEAIDAMVRPGAEFTPDQANHDLYRRLGEVYRDIREHTDGIYRRSYDVFG
- a CDS encoding pyridoxamine 5'-phosphate oxidase family protein, coding for MPLPLEEREAFLAEPRIGALAVARAQPGRAPLTVPIWYWYEPGGSFWFMTGRDSAKAKAVRAAGRISLMAERVEPTVRYVTVEGSVTSEAASTVQELTDLAARYLPADKVEGYVKAATAEHGAQVTFHIRPAHWLSADLGSV
- a CDS encoding SMI1/KNR4 family protein, producing the protein MEIFEWGPLLKRWSEEWLEGLAAEEPEEFEELDEAVVRDRWLGFRPADPAAMAALEERVRVLGRGVPLPPSLLSFLQTTDGWRHAGGFVHLLAGADRIAPYGDPYGLQAMYEEYLDEDPTEEEVLRAGMWGRALQLSLDSDMTDVLLDPGDVGADGEWAVYVYHGWGGELPDRYESFRAFMEGMYKEFYRLSGGHSGFENAVTRELDAKVEQARLACLRGELDEALAVLGEAGELGRPRAGLLASQLRALLDGRGAVPVDPRMDDPLYAGEVLPLKVHDHLREYRRDDAFVLGPMTDDYATDRERAGAVLEQIRQRTYEYTSPGPFGRAVEEARELARWGDTDGAWRVLVAAVPEWEPYREDHVAPFGLLGDPLLGPLITPERGRQLLMTPRAGQAGAGPAPAVEGETVRDGLAWLTHRQHRIELRRDAYRFVLVEGIRPEVLAERFGTGPLELVASERDLWDLPFAREQGRRGPVARIGALDGWSFAFESAHRPGFDRSRLTHPGTELSLGTRAVTVWWEPGLFHFACAEDGQQRYTFTVHEAERHRTGTIPDELSPDHLFPDPAGPAIDLSDESRALDAIAATFGVSLPQFALDHGRLPTLPTHPWLRPPAPGGTEARLTFTRHR
- a CDS encoding phosphotransferase family protein; this translates as MTREQLAGAAKAALGGGRRLAAVERVAGGSKKGVYRLLMDDATTAIAYLWDDAENYWPAAEGDDDLTDPFSPGLGIGLFEAAHARLDTLGVRVPAIRLVDREGTHGPADLVIVEDLQGENLEQLLARDPRAAEPVMTRLGEALDAMRRHRAPTYGKVAVVDGSGTSRGTSCEGVVLDRALRDLTDAASRDPRLAEARGRLEQRLLDLAAAVRPRAEYAVVHGELGPDHVLVDAGGNPVAIDIEGLMYFDVEWEHVFLRIRLHDAYRPLKVDGLDADRLALYMLAQRLSLTAGPLRLLDGNFPDRAFMAAIAEHNLNEALDLVRA
- a CDS encoding pyridoxamine 5'-phosphate oxidase family protein, whose protein sequence is MPTHEPAKQPTTELDARYSSALNPSPGAAEVTATEWTEAQRQLEAAEIFWVSTVRPDGRLHVTPVIAAWHDGVLYFSTGPGEQKARNLAHDGHCALTTGRNSLTEGLDVVVEGKATPVADPAVLEEVITAYEAKYGAHITSREGTFHGIGDAFRKGDAMVFAVSPATAYGFGRDGGVYSHTRWAF
- a CDS encoding fumarate reductase/succinate dehydrogenase flavoprotein subunit; the protein is MDTPLAIPALSDATELSCDVLVIGGGTAGTMAALTAAERGADVLLLEKAHVRHSGALAMGMDGVNNAVIPGRAEPDDYVAEITRANDGIVDQSTVRQTATRGFSMVKRLESYGVKFEKDEHGEYAVRQVHRSGSYVLPMPEGKDVKKVLYRQLRRREMRERIRIENRVMPVRVLTVDGRAVGAAGFNTRTGEFVTVRAGAVILATGACGRLGLPASGYLYGTYENPTNAGDGYAMAYHAGAALTGIECFQINPLIKDYNGPACAYVANPFGGYQVNRHGERFVESDYWSGQMMAEFAAELASDRAPVYLKLSHLPEETISAVESILHTTERPTRATFHEGRGHDYRTHDIEMHISEIGLCGGHSASGVRVDAHARTTVPRLYAAGDLACVPHNYMIGAFVFGDLAGEDASQFRSYEGELPGEQLATAHELIYRPLRHPDGPPQPQVEYKLRRFVNDYVAPPKAGAKLSLAVEAFERMRGEIEGLGARTPHELMRCAEVSFIRDCAEMAARASLARTESRWGLYHERLDHPERDDAGWLHHLDLYKSPSGTMEFSARAVEPYVVPVPEFEPVAAGAERVLGEVALVPVATAGQRDVAPAARPATSAAPAPSPSAARTPASSPTLLALLSLAEESPDLDTLAPYLEDSDPAVRAAAVAVLAETVPAGAGPALAARLRDTAPQVREAAAGALRELVEVLPPEPELGSRLRTALGVADPAVRGAALDVLRELRLGDASVYAAALADTEIDVRIQAVRALVSVDAAAQLSAATADPAREVRVAVARGLAAVREPSPAPLAPLLDDSDPLVRAAALTALADTGCPPPYAERAVAALGDPAWQVRAGAATALRTAQPSEAVPALAKASTDPNADVRKAVVLSLLAHRADPDARAALTTATADPDADVRAYASRAAA